GCGAAAGTCGCACGGATAGGTTTCCTGGTGACCGGTTCGCTTGAATCTCCCGAGACGCGAATAAGCCTCGACGCTTTCCGGCAAGGACTACGCGAACGCGGCTATGTGGAGGGTCAGAACATCGTCATCGAGTACCGAGCGGCGGACGGGAAGATCGAGCGGCTCCCGGATCTGGCGATCGAGCTGGCCCGTCTCAAGGTCGACCTCATCGTTGCGGGGAGTACGCCCCAGGCCCGTGCTGCACAGCAAGCGACCAAGACTATCCCCATTGTCGCGGGCGCGATGGGCGACCCTGTCGGAGATGGACTCGTGGCCAGCCTCTCGCGGCCGGGTGGGAACATCACGGGGTTGACCTTCCTTGGACCGGAGCTGGTCCCCAAGCGTCTCGACCTGCTCAAGGAAGCGCTCCCCAGGGTTTCCCGCGTCGCTGCCCTCTGGCACCCCGGCGCCTTCAGCGAGCGCACGACGACAGACATGTTAAAGCAGACAGAGGCGGCGGCACGGACCCTTGGAGTGCAACTTCAACTCGTGGGGGTGCGAGGTTCCGACGAGT
The window above is part of the Candidatus Methylomirabilota bacterium genome. Proteins encoded here:
- a CDS encoding ABC transporter substrate-binding protein, translated to AKVARIGFLVTGSLESPETRISLDAFRQGLRERGYVEGQNIVIEYRAADGKIERLPDLAIELARLKVDLIVAGSTPQARAAQQATKTIPIVAGAMGDPVGDGLVASLSRPGGNITGLTFLGPELVPKRLDLLKEALPRVSRVAALWHPGAFSERTTTDMLKQTEAAARTLGVQLQLVGVRGSDEFDRAFSTMIKERAEALIVFPSSMLFNERRRIVDLAAKRRLPAMYNAREFAALGGLIAYGASLTDLLRRSATYVDKILKGAKPGDLPIEQPTKFELLINLKTAKALGLTIPQSLLQRADEVIQ